A portion of the Paenibacillus hamazuiensis genome contains these proteins:
- a CDS encoding sulfatase, with amino-acid sequence MNIIMISLDTLRASRLGCYGYAKPTSPYLDRIASEGVLFERAYASDIPTEVAHTSIFTGKIGLTTGVVSHGSDLSYLPKSEGWLPAMLRSAGFTTAAVDNLYHLKEWFARGYRYYINSSGRTRWIDGKTVNELALAWLRQHRTGPFFLFLHYWDAHTPYLPPESYVGEFYPAGRDRFDPANRSMERAYNHPAYPFFKHHHYCHLGPVTDSDYVSALYDAEIRYLDDRLRELDEALEALGIREETLLVLFGDHGESLTEHDIYWDHCGLYEQTVHVPVIMRWPGRIPQGKRIGGLVQHADLLPTIMEAVRRGQPAGIELEALRETGTLDGKSLWPCIEGTDSKGTNGRIYLSECAWQAARAVRTERYKFIRYYDSGPFTRPLRELYDLLADPEETNNLAERLPDVASELERDLIEFVQAKLAGRPDPMHHQLSEKGLPFRRRIETILAQAGMTWDEWRSDPRRERYDARSDHR; translated from the coding sequence ATGAACATTATTATGATCTCGCTGGATACGCTCCGCGCGAGCCGTTTGGGGTGTTATGGCTACGCAAAGCCGACCAGCCCTTATCTGGACCGCATCGCCTCCGAGGGGGTGCTGTTCGAGCGGGCGTACGCCTCCGATATCCCGACGGAAGTGGCGCATACGTCGATTTTTACCGGCAAAATCGGCCTGACGACCGGCGTCGTATCGCACGGCTCGGACCTCAGCTACCTTCCGAAATCGGAAGGATGGTTGCCGGCGATGCTGCGGTCGGCCGGATTTACGACGGCGGCGGTCGACAACTTGTATCACCTGAAGGAGTGGTTTGCCAGAGGCTACCGCTACTATATCAACAGCTCCGGCAGGACGCGCTGGATCGACGGCAAAACGGTAAACGAGCTTGCGCTCGCCTGGCTGCGCCAGCATCGTACCGGGCCGTTTTTTCTGTTTTTGCACTACTGGGACGCGCATACTCCGTATTTGCCTCCCGAATCGTACGTCGGGGAGTTTTATCCGGCCGGGCGCGACCGGTTCGACCCTGCCAACCGCAGCATGGAACGCGCTTACAACCATCCGGCGTATCCGTTTTTTAAGCATCATCATTACTGCCATCTCGGCCCGGTAACGGACAGCGATTATGTCAGCGCGCTGTACGACGCGGAAATCCGCTACCTCGACGACCGTCTCCGCGAGCTGGACGAAGCGCTTGAAGCTCTCGGCATCCGCGAGGAAACGCTGCTCGTGCTGTTCGGCGATCACGGCGAAAGCTTGACGGAGCACGATATCTACTGGGATCATTGCGGGCTGTACGAGCAGACGGTGCACGTTCCCGTCATAATGCGCTGGCCGGGACGCATTCCGCAGGGCAAGCGAATCGGCGGTTTGGTGCAGCATGCGGATTTGCTGCCGACGATTATGGAGGCGGTGCGCCGCGGGCAGCCTGCGGGGATCGAGCTTGAGGCGCTGCGTGAGACGGGGACGCTTGACGGGAAAAGTTTATGGCCTTGCATCGAAGGTACCGATTCGAAAGGGACGAACGGGCGCATATACTTAAGCGAGTGCGCCTGGCAGGCGGCCCGGGCTGTAAGGACGGAGAGATACAAGTTCATCCGTTATTACGATTCGGGGCCGTTCACGCGGCCGCTGCGGGAGCTGTACGATTTGCTTGCGGACCCGGAGGAGACGAACAATCTCGCGGAGCGCCTGCCCGATGTTGCCTCAGAGCTGGAACGCGATCTGATTGAGTTCGTTCAAGCGAAGCTCGCCGGCCGGCCCGACCCGATGCATCACCAGCTCAGCGAAAAGGGGCTGCCGTTTCGCAGACGAATTGAGACGATTTTGGCGCAGGCCGGCATGACGTGGGACGAGTGGCGGTCCGATCCCCGCAGGGAGCGGTACGATGCCCGCAGCGACCATCGATAG
- the cysC gene encoding adenylyl-sulfate kinase — translation MDKREGNVLWFTGLSGAGKTTTAREVYGYMVRLGRGVELLDGDELRARVCKGLGFDREGRMENIRRIGYIASLLSRHGVDVIVSAITPYREMRNYLRTLLPGYVEIYAQCSLAECEKRDVKGLYAKARRQEIGHFTGISDPYEEPERPDLIIDTENRPLAENAGAIIEWLRGRNRL, via the coding sequence ATGGATAAACGGGAAGGGAACGTCCTTTGGTTCACCGGGCTGTCGGGTGCAGGAAAAACGACAACCGCCCGCGAAGTGTACGGGTATATGGTCCGGCTTGGCCGGGGGGTGGAGCTGCTCGACGGCGATGAGCTGAGAGCGCGGGTTTGCAAAGGGCTTGGGTTCGACCGCGAGGGACGAATGGAAAACATCCGGCGCATCGGGTATATCGCTTCGCTGCTGTCGCGGCATGGGGTCGACGTGATCGTTTCGGCGATCACCCCATACCGCGAAATGCGGAATTATCTTCGCACGCTGCTTCCCGGTTATGTGGAAATTTATGCGCAATGTTCTTTGGCCGAATGCGAAAAGAGGGATGTGAAAGGATTGTACGCCAAGGCGCGCAGGCAGGAGATCGGCCATTTCACCGGCATCTCCGACCCTTACGAGGAGCCGGAGCGGCCTGATCTCATCATCGATACGGAAAACCGGCCGCTCGCCGAAAACGCAGGCGCCATCATCGAGTGGCTGAGAGGAAGGAACCGGCTATGA
- a CDS encoding Gfo/Idh/MocA family protein produces the protein MIRVAVVGVNRIGGIHCRFYKDHPDTELVAVCDLLEDRARQAAEAFQTKAYTDLSAMLANEEIDMVCVATGGEEKGSHHFAPVMAAIEAGKDVLVEKPISNSIEEAREMVRAARNKGVRFACNLNHRFTPAAAKGREWIGQGKLGAPLFLNMRLTIANKADDTEWFHMRALHPHSIDVMRYMFGDIRRVQSFMTKAPGRSTWSTASVNMQFASGAVGHLTGSYDMSMLHPIEWCEAAGTDGRFVIENVYESITLYPHRSEETTALRNPIMRGMLGFDDTFNRRLERFIVQIQNGAPPEEIEASGADALAAQEVIEAAILSHQSGGEAVDVPAAGL, from the coding sequence ATGATTCGCGTAGCGGTAGTGGGGGTAAACCGGATCGGCGGCATTCATTGCCGTTTCTACAAAGACCATCCGGATACGGAGCTCGTTGCGGTTTGCGATTTGCTGGAGGACCGGGCCCGGCAGGCGGCGGAGGCTTTCCAAACGAAGGCATATACGGATTTGTCCGCCATGCTTGCGAATGAGGAGATCGATATGGTGTGTGTCGCGACGGGCGGCGAGGAGAAAGGAAGCCATCACTTCGCTCCGGTGATGGCGGCGATCGAAGCGGGGAAGGATGTGCTCGTGGAAAAGCCGATCTCCAACAGCATCGAAGAAGCCCGGGAAATGGTGCGGGCGGCCAGGAACAAGGGCGTCCGCTTCGCCTGCAACCTGAACCACCGCTTTACGCCGGCGGCGGCCAAAGGCAGGGAATGGATCGGCCAAGGCAAGCTCGGCGCGCCGCTCTTCCTGAATATGCGGTTGACGATCGCCAATAAAGCTGACGATACCGAATGGTTTCATATGCGGGCGCTGCATCCGCATTCTATCGACGTGATGCGGTACATGTTCGGAGACATTCGCCGCGTGCAGTCGTTTATGACCAAAGCGCCGGGGCGGTCCACGTGGTCGACGGCGAGCGTCAACATGCAGTTTGCCAGCGGCGCGGTGGGGCATCTGACGGGCAGCTACGACATGTCGATGCTGCATCCGATCGAATGGTGCGAGGCTGCCGGCACGGACGGACGTTTCGTGATCGAAAACGTATACGAAAGCATCACGCTGTACCCGCACCGAAGCGAAGAGACGACGGCTCTGCGCAATCCGATCATGCGCGGCATGCTCGGCTTCGACGATACGTTTAACCGGCGGCTCGAGCGGTTTATCGTACAGATTCAAAACGGCGCGCCGCCGGAGGAGATCGAAGCTTCGGGAGCCGACGCGCTCGCCGCGCAGGAAGTGATTGAAGCGGCGATTCTCTCGCACCAGTCCGGAGGTGAAGCGGTTGACGTACCCGCCGCAGGTTTGTAG
- a CDS encoding carbohydrate ABC transporter permease, with protein sequence MSRSKSQWVTGLISLLLSTLIFWVPFYFVIMNSFKNSAEASLFNMALPTAFEALNNYKTVLTADDYMVVRAFYNSTVLTVFSIVVLVIVCSMAGFVLQRREGGRASSLINFLILTGLMIPPAIVPTIWVLNGIGLFKTMTGLTLVEVALHFPFAAILYKAFMATIPKELDESAFIDGCGGLRLFFSIVFPLLKPVTSTIVVLTAVGIFNDFVNPLYFLPGSENATVQLTLYNFTSIYKTEWNLLFADIVLISIPPLVLFLFFNKKIVAGMTAGAVKG encoded by the coding sequence ATGAGCAGAAGCAAAAGCCAGTGGGTAACCGGTTTGATTTCGCTGCTGCTGTCGACATTAATCTTTTGGGTGCCGTTTTACTTCGTTATCATGAATTCATTCAAAAACAGCGCGGAAGCCTCCCTGTTCAACATGGCTCTTCCGACGGCGTTCGAAGCCTTGAACAATTACAAAACGGTGCTGACGGCCGACGATTACATGGTGGTCCGCGCATTTTACAACAGCACGGTGCTGACCGTCTTTTCCATCGTCGTGCTGGTGATCGTCTGCTCGATGGCCGGATTCGTGCTGCAGCGCAGGGAGGGAGGCAGAGCGTCGTCGCTTATCAATTTCCTCATCTTGACCGGACTGATGATTCCTCCGGCGATTGTGCCGACGATCTGGGTGCTGAACGGCATCGGCCTGTTCAAAACGATGACCGGGCTTACGCTCGTCGAGGTCGCGCTGCATTTTCCGTTTGCGGCGATATTGTATAAAGCTTTCATGGCGACGATTCCGAAGGAGCTGGACGAAAGCGCGTTTATCGACGGATGCGGCGGACTCAGGCTGTTTTTCAGCATCGTGTTCCCGCTGCTGAAGCCGGTCACCTCGACAATTGTCGTTTTGACGGCGGTCGGCATATTCAACGACTTCGTGAACCCGCTGTATTTTTTGCCGGGATCGGAGAACGCGACGGTGCAGCTGACGCTGTACAACTTCACGAGCATTTATAAAACGGAGTGGAACTTGCTGTTCGCTGATATCGTGCTCATTTCGATTCCGCCGCTTGTCTTGTTTTTATTTTTCAATAAAAAGATCGTGGCCGGCATGACGGCCGGAGCCGTCAAAGGCTGA
- a CDS encoding carbohydrate ABC transporter permease, with product MTQVFKNKYSYALLLPAGIIYFVFYLLPTIMSVFFSLTRWTLTKWEFIGLENFQMFFSEDSLSIGFRNTLIYAVVTCGLKVILGLLLGTFLTSRILFKDYLRSVIFFPTLLSTIAVGIAFSSMMHPTEGIINKALAAVGISGPDWLGDVKLALLSVAFVDVWKGVGIATVIYIAGILSIPQHYYEALKIDGGNNFDSFRHITLPLSRPAMNSVIILAFIGGLRSFDLIWAMTKGGPGFTTDLIASIIYKQYQAGFYGLATAGNVILFIVVSVLAFPLYKFLNRSEVDL from the coding sequence ATGACGCAAGTATTTAAGAACAAGTACTCGTATGCATTGCTGCTGCCGGCAGGCATCATTTATTTCGTCTTTTATTTGCTGCCGACGATCATGTCGGTTTTCTTCAGCTTGACGCGGTGGACGCTCACGAAATGGGAATTTATCGGCCTGGAAAACTTTCAGATGTTTTTCTCCGAGGACTCCCTCAGCATCGGCTTTCGAAATACGCTGATCTATGCGGTCGTCACCTGCGGGCTGAAGGTGATCCTGGGGCTCCTGCTCGGCACGTTCCTGACGTCCCGGATTTTGTTCAAGGATTACCTGAGATCGGTCATCTTCTTTCCAACGCTGCTCAGTACGATCGCCGTCGGCATCGCCTTCAGCAGCATGATGCACCCGACGGAGGGGATCATCAACAAAGCGCTGGCCGCCGTCGGCATCAGCGGCCCGGACTGGCTCGGAGACGTCAAGCTGGCGCTCTTGTCGGTCGCTTTCGTCGACGTGTGGAAAGGGGTCGGCATCGCGACGGTCATCTACATAGCGGGCATTTTATCGATCCCGCAGCATTATTATGAAGCGCTTAAAATCGACGGAGGCAATAATTTCGACAGCTTCCGGCATATTACGCTTCCGCTCAGCCGTCCGGCCATGAATTCCGTCATTATTTTGGCGTTCATCGGCGGGCTGCGCAGCTTCGACCTGATCTGGGCGATGACCAAGGGCGGACCGGGTTTCACGACCGACCTTATCGCCTCGATCATCTATAAACAATATCAGGCCGGCTTTTACGGCCTCGCCACAGCGGGCAACGTCATCCTGTTTATCGTCGTTTCCGTACTCGCCTTCCCGCTGTACAAGTTTTTGAACAGAAGCGAGGTTGACCTATGA
- a CDS encoding ABC transporter substrate-binding protein produces the protein MTKTTKLVTLTSCATMLFTVLTGCSTTNAPAGSGGAGTSSSGSSSQTGSSGQASSDKKVALTLMVGKTGTLYTALQAVAAEAEKKLNIAIKFDIKPDGTEGDNLVKTRLATGDMADILAYNSGSLLQALSPEENFVDLSKEPYMANILDSFKSTVTANGKIFGVPSGSSNVGAVLYNKKVYADLGLQIPKTWADFMANSEKIKNAGKTAIIASYKTTWTSQLFVLGDFYNVQAQAPNFASDYTANKAKYATTPAALRGFEKTQEPFKKGYYNKDFQATTYDAALKMLAEGTGAQYPMLTSAIDVVNQNFPDKVKDIGVFPLPSDKAEINGLTVWMPGALYINKKSKNVDAAKKWVEFFISAEGQAILTSKNKASGPYVVKGVNLPSDTYEGVKDMQPYFDSGKTAPALEFVSPVKGPSLENITIEAGSGIKTPQEAAEAYDKDVQKQAKQLNLPGW, from the coding sequence ATGACAAAGACCACAAAACTCGTCACGTTAACATCATGTGCTACCATGCTCTTCACCGTATTGACAGGATGCAGCACGACTAACGCCCCTGCAGGCTCGGGCGGCGCAGGCACGTCTTCATCGGGATCGTCTTCGCAAACGGGATCCTCGGGCCAGGCGTCGTCCGACAAAAAAGTGGCGTTGACCCTGATGGTCGGCAAAACGGGCACGCTTTACACGGCGCTTCAGGCGGTGGCGGCGGAAGCAGAGAAAAAGCTGAATATCGCGATCAAATTCGATATTAAACCCGACGGCACCGAAGGCGACAATCTGGTCAAAACGCGTCTCGCCACAGGCGATATGGCTGACATTCTGGCGTACAACTCGGGCTCGCTGCTGCAAGCGCTCTCACCGGAAGAAAATTTCGTCGACCTCTCCAAAGAACCTTACATGGCGAATATTCTTGACTCCTTTAAGTCGACGGTTACCGCAAACGGCAAAATATTCGGCGTGCCGAGCGGCTCCTCGAACGTCGGCGCCGTTTTGTACAACAAGAAGGTCTACGCCGATCTAGGTCTCCAGATTCCGAAGACATGGGCCGACTTTATGGCCAACAGCGAAAAGATCAAAAACGCCGGCAAAACGGCCATTATCGCTTCCTACAAAACCACTTGGACGTCGCAGTTGTTCGTACTCGGCGACTTTTATAACGTGCAGGCGCAGGCGCCGAATTTTGCGAGCGATTACACGGCGAACAAGGCGAAATACGCCACCACGCCGGCGGCTTTGCGCGGATTTGAGAAGACGCAGGAGCCGTTCAAGAAAGGCTATTACAATAAGGATTTTCAAGCGACCACCTATGATGCCGCACTGAAGATGCTGGCTGAAGGAACCGGCGCCCAGTACCCTATGTTGACCAGTGCCATCGACGTAGTCAATCAAAATTTTCCCGATAAAGTGAAAGACATCGGCGTCTTCCCGCTGCCGAGCGACAAAGCCGAGATCAACGGCCTCACGGTATGGATGCCGGGCGCGCTGTATATTAACAAGAAAAGCAAAAACGTCGATGCGGCCAAGAAGTGGGTTGAATTTTTCATATCCGCGGAAGGCCAGGCGATCCTGACGTCCAAAAACAAGGCATCCGGCCCGTACGTGGTAAAAGGAGTAAATTTGCCCAGCGATACGTACGAAGGCGTCAAGGATATGCAGCCGTATTTCGACTCGGGCAAAACGGCCCCGGCGCTGGAGTTCGTTTCTCCGGTTAAAGGTCCAAGCCTCGAGAACATTACGATCGAAGCGGGCAGCGGCATCAAGACGCCGCAGGAAGCCGCCGAGGCTTACGACAAAGACGTTCAGAAGCAGGCCAAGCAGCTTAATCTTCCCGGCTGGTAA
- a CDS encoding HD-GYP domain-containing protein, whose protein sequence is MRIIPIAQYNELTMQLAKPVYDRFRRILLAANTTIHPKYLQKMKEIGIRSLFVEDAQSRGITMDELIDMPTWMDVIQVLSDVYAAVKAKKALQLARVHSSVAQLIAEVKRRPIVLPIHTNAMPDEIRPYGHAVNVALLALQIGKNLGYNEIMLRDLGIGCLLHDIGKAAAADERKHPEEGFAILRGIRELNLLSAHVAFQHHETLDGKGYPRAISGAAFHEYAQICGLCNVYENMTTAKDMPSHEVMEYMMTLSGTGYSPHIVDMFTRSVPSYPPGTMVQMNDGKNAIVVKISAHMQRPSIRYLDTGEEISLADHPTVMVAKTVVV, encoded by the coding sequence ATGAGAATTATTCCGATCGCGCAATATAACGAACTGACCATGCAGCTGGCGAAGCCGGTTTACGACCGGTTCCGGCGCATTTTGCTTGCGGCGAACACAACGATTCACCCCAAGTATTTGCAAAAAATGAAAGAAATCGGCATCCGCAGCTTGTTTGTCGAAGATGCGCAGTCGCGGGGCATTACGATGGATGAGCTGATCGATATGCCAACCTGGATGGACGTCATTCAGGTGCTCAGCGACGTGTATGCCGCCGTCAAGGCGAAAAAAGCGCTGCAGCTGGCGAGGGTGCACTCCAGCGTGGCTCAACTGATCGCCGAGGTCAAGCGAAGACCGATCGTGCTTCCGATACATACGAACGCCATGCCGGACGAAATCAGGCCGTACGGTCATGCCGTCAACGTGGCGCTGCTTGCGCTGCAAATCGGCAAAAATCTTGGCTACAACGAAATAATGCTGCGCGATCTGGGGATCGGATGTCTGCTGCACGATATCGGCAAGGCTGCCGCAGCCGACGAAAGGAAACATCCCGAAGAGGGCTTCGCGATTTTGCGGGGGATCCGGGAGTTGAACTTGCTGTCGGCGCACGTTGCGTTCCAGCATCATGAGACGCTGGATGGGAAAGGGTATCCGCGGGCGATCAGCGGGGCCGCATTCCACGAATATGCTCAGATTTGCGGATTGTGCAACGTATACGAAAATATGACGACGGCCAAGGACATGCCTTCCCATGAAGTTATGGAATATATGATGACGCTGAGCGGCACCGGTTACTCGCCCCATATCGTCGATATGTTCACGAGGTCCGTACCGTCGTATCCTCCCGGAACGATGGTGCAAATGAACGACGGGAAAAACGCCATTGTCGTAAAAATTTCGGCTCATATGCAGCGCCCGTCGATTCGGTATCTCGATACCGGGGAGGAGATTTCGCTGGCGGACCATCCGACGGTGATGGTGGCCAAAACCGTTGTTGTATAA
- a CDS encoding MFS transporter yields the protein MQTKMTAAARSVPLKQNGTVFGILLAISLVHLLNDTIQSVVPAIFPIVKDSLSLTYTQLGLIAFALNATASVLQPAVGLYSDRKPQPFLLPLGVVSTLLGVLGLAFASGFWTMLLSVVLVGVGSSVFHPESAKVAYLAAGPRRGLAQSIFQVGGNAGQALAPIMTALIFVPLGQPGILWFSLLAVLAIVIQLFTARWYSGRLRSDAAGKRSRSGAGIPLANRGKVAAAISILVLILTSKMAYLAGITSFYSFYLLERFGLSVGQAQWCVFAFLAAGAVGTFFGGPLADLWGRRNVIWFSILGALPFAFLLPYVNFTLSIVFCVIIGFTIMSSGSVNVVYAQELLPGNIGTVSGLFFGLAFGAGGLGAAALGALADSTSIEHVIKLCAYLPLIGLLAIFLPSDRKLKIWAEEAERSQAAKSGSGSSGA from the coding sequence ATGCAAACGAAAATGACGGCAGCCGCACGCAGCGTCCCGCTCAAGCAGAACGGCACGGTATTCGGCATCTTGCTCGCGATCAGCCTCGTTCATCTGCTCAACGATACGATTCAGTCGGTCGTACCGGCGATATTCCCCATCGTTAAAGATTCGTTGTCGCTCACGTATACGCAGCTCGGACTCATCGCCTTTGCGCTGAATGCGACCGCGTCGGTGCTTCAGCCGGCCGTCGGGCTATACAGCGACAGGAAGCCGCAGCCGTTTCTGCTGCCGCTCGGCGTCGTATCCACGTTACTAGGAGTGCTCGGACTTGCGTTTGCCTCCGGCTTTTGGACGATGCTGCTGTCCGTCGTGCTCGTCGGCGTCGGCTCGTCGGTGTTTCATCCCGAATCGGCCAAAGTCGCCTACCTTGCGGCAGGGCCGAGGCGGGGTCTCGCCCAGAGCATTTTCCAGGTCGGCGGCAACGCCGGTCAGGCGCTCGCACCGATCATGACAGCGCTCATCTTCGTGCCGCTCGGCCAGCCGGGCATTTTGTGGTTCTCGCTGCTGGCGGTACTGGCCATCGTCATTCAGCTGTTTACCGCGCGCTGGTACAGCGGGCGGCTGCGCTCGGATGCGGCGGGCAAACGGTCACGCAGCGGGGCAGGCATACCGCTCGCTAACCGCGGAAAAGTCGCAGCGGCGATATCGATTCTGGTGCTGATTCTCACCTCGAAGATGGCCTATTTGGCCGGTATCACCAGCTTTTACTCGTTTTATTTGCTGGAGCGGTTCGGTCTGTCCGTCGGGCAGGCGCAGTGGTGCGTGTTCGCGTTTCTGGCCGCCGGCGCAGTCGGAACGTTTTTCGGCGGCCCGCTTGCCGATTTGTGGGGACGCCGCAATGTCATCTGGTTTTCGATTCTCGGCGCGCTGCCGTTCGCTTTCCTGCTGCCTTACGTGAATTTTACGCTGAGCATCGTATTTTGCGTGATCATCGGATTTACGATCATGTCCAGCGGCTCGGTTAACGTCGTCTATGCGCAGGAGCTGCTTCCTGGCAACATCGGCACCGTGTCCGGCCTTTTCTTCGGGCTCGCGTTCGGGGCAGGCGGCCTCGGGGCGGCTGCGCTCGGCGCACTCGCCGACTCCACGAGCATCGAACACGTCATCAAGCTGTGCGCTTATTTGCCGCTCATCGGGCTGCTGGCGATTTTCCTGCCGTCGGACCGCAAGCTGAAAATATGGGCGGAAGAGGCGGAGCGCAGCCAAGCCGCGAAGAGCGGATCGGGCAGTTCCGGCGCTTGA
- a CDS encoding tetratricopeptide repeat protein produces the protein MKQAPRFVILTLAAALTAAGITSAEALKTSEPALEMAQNPGWPEELTRTVNDAKAAYEHDRSIPPELAGQLTAAKEQLIGTARQRLTLKNDGGQTNAVSERDSLPPDWRFWAEVALLWNDSRLVDVLLDWTRAFPADIYDRRAYFELVAGALGSDQKQLLLERLASANRQGTEVLLGLMHNKGWLDPDQVGLWLVSYSGKPQGDGVLDYLVNSREGADLIRIYEGFELTKAQRRAVIQAALSRNVDKMTLEWVKNIAATESDPVIEQNIDQYLVLFHGDQEAAGRLYRSGERDGFVLPLNGRVEKVLADLYPSGNLAEGVRLYESIRGQSYFYWQDEATWYSPDGIDHEHPQQSIDRWLDFLTRYPNHPSADDAAYRLARCYQLTGDGENALYWLNRAVGLGDRDLGYDARGMLLFVLDVEMPGDKLAGVHTDRLPSWMKPWIEYSSAVETLRSGKYREAANALRAFIDAYGGQDLFSQAYAPRLTDGQSEFLLPQDKYPFWEHVRSQLVLAERMAKLAEEVEGAASPADKADRQYALAAAIYREPLLFYNHLWRGERQNFFWFGHIKEMEYYEPLDGYIGRFNHLFQAVDKFAAIDLQQASGNTAAKTLYSTALTYSKLSHYSTEVSFHLPGSKLNENVMKYAGQLVERYPDSELADDALMLMYYHSGDKKWLEQVVERYPGGDQVDEAKRVLEELAAKGAVSNGAVSPRVYHGYGVRYEDLQIDDPRLPETIKSWLEEHRGKAYHGTMTEGDWVYALISADEGNVIPYLAIESENFRTMVMSEQKAWEEGSKLPRMRLARVKANFVHDGEWIWQAGR, from the coding sequence ATGAAGCAAGCTCCCCGGTTTGTTATTTTGACGCTCGCGGCGGCACTGACGGCGGCCGGCATCACATCGGCCGAAGCGCTCAAGACGTCCGAGCCGGCGCTGGAGATGGCGCAAAATCCCGGCTGGCCGGAGGAGCTGACCCGCACGGTAAACGATGCCAAAGCGGCGTACGAGCATGACCGGTCGATCCCGCCGGAGCTGGCCGGACAGCTGACTGCTGCGAAAGAGCAGTTGATCGGCACAGCACGGCAGCGGCTCACTTTGAAGAATGACGGGGGTCAAACGAATGCCGTATCCGAACGCGACAGCTTGCCTCCCGACTGGAGATTTTGGGCGGAGGTGGCGCTGCTTTGGAACGATTCGCGTCTGGTCGACGTGCTTTTGGACTGGACCCGGGCATTTCCCGCGGATATTTACGACAGGAGAGCGTACTTCGAGCTGGTCGCCGGCGCGCTGGGCAGCGATCAGAAGCAGCTTCTTCTGGAGCGGCTCGCGTCGGCCAACCGCCAAGGGACCGAGGTGCTGCTCGGCCTCATGCACAACAAAGGCTGGCTTGACCCGGATCAGGTCGGTTTATGGCTTGTATCCTATTCCGGCAAGCCGCAAGGCGACGGCGTGCTCGATTATTTGGTTAACAGCCGGGAAGGCGCCGATCTGATCCGGATTTATGAAGGCTTCGAGCTTACGAAGGCGCAGAGGCGAGCCGTCATACAAGCCGCGTTAAGCCGGAATGTAGACAAGATGACGCTGGAGTGGGTGAAAAATATCGCCGCCACCGAAAGCGACCCGGTCATCGAACAGAATATCGACCAGTATCTTGTGCTGTTCCACGGCGATCAGGAAGCGGCGGGGAGGCTTTATCGCAGTGGCGAGCGGGACGGCTTCGTCCTTCCGTTGAACGGAAGGGTGGAGAAAGTGCTCGCGGATCTGTACCCTTCCGGCAATCTGGCCGAAGGTGTCCGGCTGTATGAATCGATTCGCGGCCAATCGTATTTTTATTGGCAGGACGAAGCCACCTGGTATAGCCCGGACGGAATCGACCATGAGCACCCGCAGCAATCTATCGATCGCTGGCTTGATTTTTTGACGCGGTATCCGAACCATCCGTCTGCCGACGATGCCGCGTACCGGCTTGCCCGCTGTTACCAGCTTACCGGGGACGGCGAAAATGCGCTTTACTGGCTGAACCGGGCGGTGGGGCTGGGAGACCGGGATCTCGGATACGATGCCCGAGGCATGCTGCTGTTCGTGCTGGATGTCGAGATGCCCGGGGACAAGCTGGCCGGCGTCCATACAGACCGGCTGCCTTCCTGGATGAAGCCGTGGATCGAATATTCCTCGGCGGTGGAGACCCTGCGGTCGGGAAAATATCGGGAAGCGGCGAATGCGCTGCGCGCTTTCATCGATGCCTACGGAGGTCAGGACCTGTTTTCTCAGGCGTACGCACCCCGGCTCACGGATGGGCAATCGGAGTTTTTGCTGCCGCAGGATAAGTACCCGTTCTGGGAGCACGTTCGTTCGCAGCTTGTTCTGGCGGAGCGGATGGCGAAGCTTGCGGAGGAAGTCGAAGGAGCGGCGTCCCCCGCTGACAAGGCGGACCGCCAATATGCGCTTGCCGCGGCGATTTACCGCGAGCCGTTGCTGTTTTACAATCATTTGTGGCGGGGCGAACGTCAAAATTTCTTTTGGTTCGGCCATATCAAGGAAATGGAATACTACGAACCGCTGGACGGTTACATCGGAAGGTTCAATCACTTGTTTCAGGCGGTCGACAAGTTCGCCGCGATCGACCTGCAGCAGGCAAGCGGCAATACGGCGGCAAAAACGCTTTATTCCACGGCGCTCACTTATAGCAAGTTGAGCCATTACAGCACGGAAGTGTCGTTTCATTTGCCGGGATCCAAGCTGAACGAAAATGTGATGAAGTACGCCGGGCAGCTCGTTGAGCGTTACCCGGATTCGGAGCTGGCCGACGATGCGCTCATGCTGATGTACTACCATAGCGGGGATAAAAAGTGGCTCGAACAGGTCGTCGAGCGGTACCCGGGCGGAGACCAGGTAGACGAGGCCAAACGGGTATTGGAAGAGCTTGCAGCCAAGGGAGCAGTCTCGAATGGGGCTGTATCCCCAAGGGTCTATCACGGTTACGGAGTACGTTATGAGGATCTGCAGATCGATGATCCCCGTTTGCCTGAGACGATTAAGAGCTGGCTGGAAGAGCATCGCGGTAAGGCATACCACGGCACGATGACGGAAGGCGACTGGGTGTATGCGCTGATTTCCGCCGACGAAGGGAACGTGATTCCGTATTTGGCGATCGAAAGCGAAAACTTCCGCACGATGGTCATGTCGGAACAGAAGGCTTGGGAAGAAGGGTCGAAGCTGCCGCGCATGAGACTGGCCAGAGTCAAGGCGAATTTTGTGCACGATGGGGAGTGGATATGGCAAGCCGGCCGATGA